The region GCGAGGCTATATAGGAGGCTCATTCGCCAAGGGCCGGCGCGCGCACCGGCCTGACTGATCCGCGTCAGCCGCCCCGATAAGCCTGTTCAAGCAACGCGATATCGAGCTTGACCATTTTCATCATGGCTTGCATCACGCGGCTGGCTTTCGCGGCATCCGGGTCGCGCAGCATTTTAGGGAGTGCGTCCGGCACGATCTGCCACGACACGCCGAACCTGTCCTGAAGCCAGCCGCATTGCATCGGCGCGCCGCCGTCCAGGAGCTTCGCCCAATAGCCGTCGACCTCCTGTTGCGACGCGCAGTGCACGAACAGCGAAATAGCCGGCGTGAAGCTGTATTGGGGGCCGCCGTTCAAGGCCATGAACTCCTGACCTTCCAGCTCGAAGGTGACGAACAGCACGTCTCCCTTCGGCCCGGGGCCGGCGTCCGTGTAATGCATCGTGGTGGTGATGCGGGAATGCGAAAACACCGACGTGTAGAAGCGTGCGGCATCTTCGGCATTACCGTCGAACCACAGGCATGGCGCAATTTTTTGCATACGAGCTCCTCGTCATGGATGGGCGCGTGGCTTATTTCTGCCCGCACTCCATACTCTGCATACCTTGCTGAATCTGTTCCGGGGTCAGGTCGCGCTTATGCGTGGCGAGCGACCAGCTGTGGCCGAACGGGTCCTTCAACTGGCCGTAGCGGTCGCCCCAGAACATGTCGGCAAGCGGCATGGCGACCGTCGCGCCGGCCTCGACGGCCTGCTTGAAACTGGCGTCGACGTCTTCGACGTAGTGGTGAATCGTGACCGGCGTGCCTTTTAGCGCGTTTGGGCCCAGCGCGTTGTGGTCAGGCCATTCGTCGGTCAGCATCAGCATGGAGTCGCCGATTTTCAGGCAGGCGTGCATCACTTTGCCGCCGGGACCGGGCAGGCGGTATTGCTCGACGGCGTTGAAAGCCTTGGTGTAGAACGCGATGGCTTCCGCGGCGTTGGCGCAAATCAGATACGGGGTCAGCGAGTGCATCCCGTCCGGGATCGGTTTGACAGCGGGGCTGGACATGACGGCGACTCCTTGAAGTAACAGGTTTGTGAGTTGAAAGACCGACTGCGTGAGCCAGGCCTTCAACGTTACGACGAGTGCGTCGCGTTTGAATCGACACTCCGGAAAAAATATTTTTTAAGCACGCCCGTGCGGCGTGGGTGTGGGTGTGGACGTCTGCGTGGACATCTGCGCGGGCGCAGGCGCGTGCACGGGCGTGCGGCGCAGGTCGCCGCGCGGATTCAATCGGCCGGATTGTCTTCTCCCGGCGTTATTTCAACCGGCAGGATTGTCGTCATCCGGCGGCGCGGCGGGGGTGGACGGTGCCGACGGCGTCGCTGCTGCGCCGCCTGGCGCGCCGAGGACGCTGATCTGGAACGTCGAGGTTGCCGCGAGCGATTGCAGCGTCGCGTCTTCCGGAATGTGTTCGAACAGCGGCAGGATCACCGAGCCGCCGATCACCGCGCGCCGGCTATTGTCGGCCGGCCGCAAACCCCATACGTCCTGGTAGACCACCGGCACGGCGACTCCGTTGCGGGTCGTGTTGCCGATGTACAGCATCACATGGCCGCTGATGTAGATCAGCGTGCGCAATGGTTCGCCATGCTGGGCGAGGTAGTCGAGCCGTTGCGCCGGCGTCGAGCCGGAAAGATCGATCATGCGTCCCGCGCTCATTTGCGTCGACGAATGGCGTGGCAGCCACACGCCGAACGTCGCGAAGATGCTTTGCAGTTCCGACGAACAATCGTTGTAGAGACCGCTATTGCCCCAGCCGTACGGCCGCCCGATCAGCGTTTTCATCAGCATTGCCAGATGCCGCGGGGTCGCGGCGAGCGGCATGGGAGCGATCTGCGCATCGCTCAGGTGGGCGGTGCGGATGATCGCCTGGCCGTCGACGTCGCGGGCCGGGACCAGGAGTTTGCGGGCGGCGGGGGCGCCGGCGGCTTCGCTTGCGGTTTTGCCAGCCTGTGTTGCGGGCCGCATGGCGTTGTCTGGCACGAGCGGCAGCAGCGTGCCGGCGGGCGCGTCGAAGCGGAACACGCCGCGGCTGTCGCGCACCGGCGCCGAGGCAGCTGTCACCGCGCCCAGTGACCTCGCGGTGGCAGCGCGCCACGTGTCGACGAAGGCGTCGTCGGTCATGCCGACGCCGTCGCTGCGCACCCAGCCTTGCACGTCGGGCGTTTGCACGTAGCGCCACGCGCCGTCGACGCTGCTGCCCAGCACATACAGCGGCGTGCCGGGGCGTACTGCCGAGATCTGAAGGTTGTCGAACGGATAGCCTTCGCCGGCCAGGCGGTGATCGTAAAACGACGGGTCCATGGTCGGCAGTTCGCGCACCATCAGGTTGCTGGTGGCAATTGCGCGGCGTGCGGGCTTGTAGACGACCTCCTGCGTGAACTGGCCGACCGCCATGTTTTGCGCGATGGTGTCGATCCACGCCTTGTCGTGCGGCCGGAAATTTTCGCCGTAGCCGAGCGCCGCGCCGCTTTTGCCGGTGTTGTCGAACTTGTCGATGCGGCGCTGCTGCAGCGCGACAATGTCCGCGCCTTGCTGACGGTAGACGCGCATCGTCACGTAAGCGGAATTCCACGGCGACGGCGCGGCCGTGCCGGTGCCGAAATAGCGTGCGTAGAGGGCGCTGAAGTGCGCCTGCTGATCCGCGGGGCTCAGGAACGGCTGGTCGTAGCCGGGGCTGTCCGGTTCGAGCCAGTGGTCGACGTTCTGGTCGTAATTGGCGATTGGGAACAACGCGACCGTGTCGACGCGCGCGTGGGCGTCGCGGGTCGGCGACGGATTGCTGCAGGCGGTGAACGTAGCAGCGGCTGCAAGGGCGGCGCATAACGTGGCGGCACGGCGGGCGTGCGGCAAGCGGGCGGCGAGGCGTGTGGCAAAGCGTGCAGCAGTGGGGGGCAGGGCGGCGACAGGCATGGAGTTCGGCGGTGATGGTCCAAGGGCACGATGATACGGTGTCGCGCGAGGCGCCGGGCGGTGGATGCTTGCTGCATCGACGCGGAACGAGCTAGCCAGGCGTTCTCACGCTTACAGGTTACTCGCGGGCATGAGCGCCACGTTGCGCGACACGGCGGCGGCATGAAGCCAATTGCCTGCGCTGTGCCTGCACGGCGTTATGAGTGTATTTACACAACGCTTATGTGTTTTCATTGAGGTTCGAATCGTCAATTACGCTGTGCCATACCGCACTCACGCACAAGCGGCCGCGCAGGCCGGGTGTTT is a window of Paraburkholderia phytofirmans OLGA172 DNA encoding:
- a CDS encoding VOC family protein, with the protein product MQKIAPCLWFDGNAEDAARFYTSVFSHSRITTTMHYTDAGPGPKGDVLFVTFELEGQEFMALNGGPQYSFTPAISLFVHCASQQEVDGYWAKLLDGGAPMQCGWLQDRFGVSWQIVPDALPKMLRDPDAAKASRVMQAMMKMVKLDIALLEQAYRGG
- a CDS encoding SH3 domain-containing C40 family peptidase; translation: MPVAALPPTAARFATRLAARLPHARRAATLCAALAAAATFTACSNPSPTRDAHARVDTVALFPIANYDQNVDHWLEPDSPGYDQPFLSPADQQAHFSALYARYFGTGTAAPSPWNSAYVTMRVYRQQGADIVALQQRRIDKFDNTGKSGAALGYGENFRPHDKAWIDTIAQNMAVGQFTQEVVYKPARRAIATSNLMVRELPTMDPSFYDHRLAGEGYPFDNLQISAVRPGTPLYVLGSSVDGAWRYVQTPDVQGWVRSDGVGMTDDAFVDTWRAATARSLGAVTAASAPVRDSRGVFRFDAPAGTLLPLVPDNAMRPATQAGKTASEAAGAPAARKLLVPARDVDGQAIIRTAHLSDAQIAPMPLAATPRHLAMLMKTLIGRPYGWGNSGLYNDCSSELQSIFATFGVWLPRHSSTQMSAGRMIDLSGSTPAQRLDYLAQHGEPLRTLIYISGHVMLYIGNTTRNGVAVPVVYQDVWGLRPADNSRRAVIGGSVILPLFEHIPEDATLQSLAATSTFQISVLGAPGGAAATPSAPSTPAAPPDDDNPAG
- a CDS encoding VOC family protein; this translates as MSSPAVKPIPDGMHSLTPYLICANAAEAIAFYTKAFNAVEQYRLPGPGGKVMHACLKIGDSMLMLTDEWPDHNALGPNALKGTPVTIHHYVEDVDASFKQAVEAGATVAMPLADMFWGDRYGQLKDPFGHSWSLATHKRDLTPEQIQQGMQSMECGQK